The following proteins are encoded in a genomic region of Enterocloster clostridioformis:
- a CDS encoding ADP-ribosylglycohydrolase family protein: MKNLERFKNDIYAGVLGKIIGVYLGRPVEGWTYEAIRDTFGEIYYYKNHKTGAPLIVPDDDISGTFAFFRSLEDNKFSPDITAGKIGDSWLNYIIENETILWWGGLSRSTEHTAYLRLKNGIRAPRSGSIELNGRSMAEQIGSEIFIDTWAMANPGNPERAARMAREAASVSHDGIAIDAAVYLAVMESMAFIEKDNDKLLDEGLRYVENREFKNLVGELRKQCAMASDWRTVRQWIADYHGYEKYPGNCPMVTNHLTLLMAFIMGGDDFNKACMIACSSGWDTDCNSGNVGCLNGIRLGLDGFKRGTDLRSAVSDRLYVVTSDGGSCISDAVLETRKILKAACRLEYEPVDFPEARLAFEYPGSVQGVVPYDKDTEEQVLCGIDNPYEETGEFGCRLSYRGLGPGVHASACIDTFIDLQPKGKEGTSYFDVLCSPSLYSGQEVNAVIKAREEENPSFFFFIEYFNETDRLETIYSGAFILKKGDNCLKWKVPDVGGHAIFRLGLSLRNKKQRMDGAVVIKTLDWSNVPVCYSLGRSMEMTPSLTPWTTTTAWLKTFVSSADHFCPDYTTTFSISHAAGNGVVTTGTMDWDDYSVKSVITFSQQDQAGLVARAKGHRRYYGAVLSKGNAIIYRQCDEQRYVIAKAGICFTIDETHELEFSLEGTKLSLRVDGKPAVEGRDDCYLCGGAGFVVDSGAILADGFEVRRIGRN; this comes from the coding sequence GTGAAAAATTTGGAACGGTTTAAAAATGATATTTATGCCGGCGTTCTTGGAAAAATCATTGGGGTTTATCTTGGAAGACCGGTGGAGGGGTGGACCTACGAGGCAATCAGGGATACCTTTGGGGAAATCTATTATTACAAAAACCATAAGACAGGAGCTCCGCTTATTGTGCCGGATGACGATATCTCCGGAACCTTCGCGTTTTTTAGGAGCCTGGAGGATAATAAATTTTCTCCTGATATTACTGCGGGTAAGATTGGGGATTCCTGGCTGAACTACATCATTGAAAATGAGACAATCCTCTGGTGGGGCGGTCTGTCGCGGAGCACGGAGCATACTGCATACCTGAGACTTAAGAATGGGATTCGTGCGCCCAGGAGTGGTTCCATTGAGCTGAACGGCCGGAGCATGGCGGAACAGATTGGATCGGAAATTTTTATCGATACGTGGGCCATGGCTAATCCGGGAAATCCGGAGCGCGCAGCAAGGATGGCGAGGGAAGCGGCAAGCGTGAGCCATGACGGGATTGCAATAGATGCGGCTGTTTATCTGGCAGTGATGGAATCCATGGCTTTTATAGAAAAAGATAATGATAAGTTGTTGGATGAAGGGCTTAGGTATGTTGAAAACCGTGAGTTTAAGAATCTGGTCGGGGAACTTAGGAAGCAGTGTGCCATGGCGTCTGACTGGAGGACAGTCAGACAGTGGATTGCGGATTACCATGGCTATGAAAAGTATCCGGGCAACTGCCCTATGGTGACAAACCATCTGACCCTTTTAATGGCGTTTATTATGGGCGGGGATGACTTCAACAAGGCATGTATGATTGCGTGCAGTTCCGGCTGGGATACGGACTGCAATTCCGGTAATGTGGGATGCTTGAACGGGATAAGGCTTGGGCTTGATGGATTTAAGCGCGGTACTGACCTGCGGTCTGCTGTCTCGGACCGCCTGTATGTGGTGACCAGCGACGGCGGTTCCTGCATATCGGATGCCGTTCTGGAAACGAGAAAAATTCTGAAAGCTGCCTGCCGTCTGGAGTATGAGCCGGTGGATTTCCCGGAGGCCAGGCTGGCGTTTGAATACCCGGGTTCTGTCCAGGGTGTGGTGCCTTATGATAAGGATACGGAGGAGCAGGTGCTCTGTGGTATTGACAATCCGTATGAGGAGACAGGGGAATTTGGCTGTAGGCTTTCCTACCGCGGCCTTGGCCCGGGCGTACACGCTTCCGCCTGCATTGATACATTTATTGACCTCCAGCCAAAAGGGAAGGAGGGAACCAGCTATTTTGATGTCCTCTGTTCGCCGTCCCTTTACAGCGGCCAGGAAGTAAATGCTGTCATCAAAGCCAGGGAGGAAGAGAACCCGTCTTTCTTTTTCTTTATCGAGTACTTTAATGAGACGGACCGGCTGGAAACCATATACAGTGGCGCGTTTATACTGAAAAAGGGAGATAACTGCCTGAAATGGAAGGTTCCGGATGTGGGAGGCCATGCCATCTTCCGTCTGGGGTTATCTTTAAGAAACAAAAAACAGAGGATGGATGGGGCAGTGGTCATAAAAACATTGGACTGGTCCAATGTGCCGGTTTGCTACAGTCTGGGTCGGTCTATGGAAATGACTCCTTCATTGACCCCATGGACCACGACCACGGCCTGGCTGAAAACGTTTGTATCGTCAGCGGACCACTTCTGCCCGGACTATACAACGACGTTTTCCATATCACACGCCGCAGGTAACGGCGTGGTTACCACAGGAACCATGGACTGGGATGATTATTCCGTCAAGTCCGTCATAACATTTTCGCAGCAGGACCAGGCCGGGCTGGTGGCACGGGCCAAAGGGCACAGACGGTATTACGGTGCGGTATTATCAAAGGGAAATGCAATCATTTACCGCCAGTGTGATGAACAGAGATATGTGATAGCAAAAGCAGGTATTTGTTTTACGATTGATGAGACACATGAACTGGAGTTTTCCCTTGAGGGCACAAAACTTTCCCTACGGGTTGACGGAAAACCGGCGGTGGAGGGGAGGGACGACTGTTACCTGTGCGGCGGAGCCGGTTTTGTAGTGGATTCAGGTGCTATCCTGGCAGATGGATTTGAAGTAAGAAGAATCGGGAGGAATTAA
- a CDS encoding carbohydrate ABC transporter permease, with protein MGASSIKKKILVNTMIHLVLFLLLIICLFPIVLVVINSFKTNAEIVRNPLSIPKVLHLENFIQAWTTGKFAHGFINSVKLSACTILIVLFCSTLAGYVLSGNRIKGNGGVLTYFMMAMTVPIQLFLFPLYYAYAKMGLIGNIPATSLILAAMFMPLSVFLMRTFFVNVPKELEESARIDGANTAQVIWHVLRPVVSPGLITVSILIGLQSWNEYLISSTFLQGAKNFTATLGFLSMNGAYGSNMSILMAASVILIAPIIIFFLCAQKYFVDGMVSGAVKG; from the coding sequence ATGGGAGCGTCTTCAATAAAGAAAAAAATCCTGGTCAATACCATGATTCATCTGGTTTTATTCCTGCTTTTGATTATCTGCCTGTTTCCCATTGTGCTTGTGGTAATCAACAGTTTTAAGACGAATGCGGAGATTGTAAGGAATCCGCTTTCAATCCCCAAGGTTCTGCATCTGGAAAACTTTATCCAGGCATGGACCACGGGAAAGTTCGCGCATGGGTTTATCAACAGCGTGAAGCTGAGTGCCTGTACAATCCTTATTGTGCTGTTCTGTTCCACTCTTGCGGGCTATGTTTTATCCGGGAACAGAATCAAGGGAAACGGAGGGGTGCTTACATATTTTATGATGGCTATGACAGTGCCCATACAGTTGTTTTTGTTCCCCTTATACTATGCTTATGCCAAAATGGGGCTTATTGGCAATATCCCGGCAACGAGCCTGATTCTGGCCGCCATGTTCATGCCCCTGTCAGTATTTCTGATGCGTACATTTTTTGTCAATGTGCCGAAGGAACTGGAGGAGTCCGCCAGAATTGACGGCGCCAATACGGCGCAGGTCATCTGGCATGTGCTGCGGCCCGTGGTATCACCGGGACTGATTACGGTCAGCATTTTAATCGGCCTGCAGTCATGGAATGAATACCTAATTTCCAGCACGTTCCTGCAGGGGGCGAAGAACTTTACCGCTACCCTTGGCTTTTTATCCATGAACGGGGCATACGGCTCGAATATGTCTATTCTCATGGCGGCATCAGTTATCCTGATTGCGCCGATTATTATCTTTTTCCTGTGCGCGCAGAAGTATTTTGTTGACGGCATGGTAAGCGGTGCGGTGAAGGGATAG
- a CDS encoding carbohydrate ABC transporter permease — MRQRKMNWNYILVAPALLISMSVILIPGLMTILYSFTDYNGISQNFNFVGFKNFIELFHDRIFFIAIRNNFIWTVLFITIPVFIGMLAAMLLLSRTKTRSIYQVAFLIPYVLAPAVNAMLWLNIIFSPVVGIIAFLKNFGIDFGSPLASMKSAIFACASVDIWHYWSYLTVIYLAALRQTPMDQVEAARIDGCNGWQLFRYIYLPNIRSTVNLMFVMIVIGSFLAFDYIKLLTAGGPAHSTEVLGTYAYSFAFSEMKVGKAAAVGLFMSFFGLIASLVYTRMSRKETMD; from the coding sequence ATGCGGCAAAGAAAAATGAACTGGAATTATATTCTGGTTGCCCCGGCCCTGCTAATCAGTATGTCAGTCATATTAATTCCCGGGCTTATGACCATTCTCTACTCGTTTACAGATTACAATGGCATTTCGCAGAACTTCAATTTTGTAGGATTTAAAAATTTCATTGAGCTTTTTCATGACAGGATTTTCTTTATCGCAATCCGCAACAATTTTATCTGGACTGTTTTATTTATTACAATACCTGTATTTATCGGGATGCTGGCAGCCATGCTCCTTCTCTCCAGAACAAAGACCAGAAGCATTTACCAGGTGGCGTTTCTGATTCCTTATGTACTGGCTCCTGCCGTCAATGCCATGCTCTGGCTGAACATTATATTCAGCCCTGTGGTTGGAATCATAGCGTTCCTTAAAAATTTTGGTATCGATTTTGGTTCTCCCCTTGCCAGCATGAAAAGCGCTATTTTTGCCTGCGCAAGTGTGGATATATGGCATTATTGGAGCTATCTGACCGTTATTTATCTGGCGGCCCTGCGGCAGACACCCATGGACCAGGTGGAGGCGGCCAGGATTGACGGATGCAACGGATGGCAGTTATTCCGTTACATTTACCTTCCCAATATCAGGTCAACCGTAAATCTGATGTTTGTGATGATTGTCATTGGCTCATTTCTGGCATTTGACTATATTAAGCTGCTCACCGCCGGAGGCCCCGCGCATTCCACGGAGGTTCTCGGCACCTATGCGTATTCCTTTGCTTTCAGCGAGATGAAGGTAGGAAAAGCAGCGGCAGTCGGTCTTTTTATGAGTTTCTTTGGTTTAATCGCGTCTTTGGTTTATACCAGGATGAGCCGCAAAGAAACCATGGATTAG
- a CDS encoding ABC transporter substrate-binding protein produces MKKRFFAAALSIAMVGTLLSGCGISTSSSESDAPGAAVQNEKADEEGPDLKNREQLTFWFWGAEPYAQEAMQKYVADKYNSSQDKYELALEFRPSVDTDMSTALAANQGPDIVYGSGPSFVMPLVAAGKLEPLDTYSEQYGWKDRILEPYYESGTVNGTLYSLTSGISTIGVFYNKKVLADHGWEVPQTIGDMEKIMDEALAEGMYASVTGNKAWKPVNENYASLFLTHIAGPEAVYRCLKGEQQWNSPEITAAIEKSKEWWDKDYFAGDDYINLNYSESLQLLADEKSPFFIGPSIAYQWAASFFTGDMAENLGFIPFPATETVPDKTYTIGTSCTLSINANTSQERKDEAAKVIDMMLQPEFMQEITAVWPGYWGTPLKDLSVLDTTDMGYLSKSFVDMIRDVSEAVNNGNFGYYDNVFFPAATQQDMVNIEDVWYDTISVSDYLDKVDKDFKEEFDKGLVPPIPAPAMN; encoded by the coding sequence CAGAGAGTGACGCGCCGGGCGCGGCCGTTCAAAATGAGAAGGCGGATGAAGAAGGGCCGGATCTTAAAAATCGCGAGCAGCTTACATTCTGGTTTTGGGGAGCGGAGCCGTATGCACAGGAAGCGATGCAGAAATATGTGGCGGATAAATATAACAGTTCCCAGGATAAGTATGAACTTGCCCTGGAGTTCCGCCCTTCGGTGGATACAGATATGTCAACGGCGCTTGCGGCTAATCAGGGGCCTGACATTGTATACGGTTCCGGGCCGTCCTTTGTTATGCCGCTTGTGGCGGCAGGGAAGCTGGAACCCCTGGATACATATTCCGAACAGTATGGATGGAAAGACCGTATTTTGGAGCCGTATTATGAATCGGGCACAGTGAATGGAACACTTTACAGTCTGACCAGCGGAATCAGCACCATCGGTGTATTTTACAATAAAAAGGTTCTGGCGGACCACGGATGGGAGGTGCCGCAGACCATCGGCGACATGGAAAAAATTATGGATGAGGCGCTGGCAGAGGGGATGTATGCGTCCGTGACCGGCAATAAAGCATGGAAGCCGGTGAATGAGAACTACGCGTCCCTGTTCCTCACCCACATAGCCGGGCCGGAAGCCGTTTACAGATGCCTGAAGGGGGAGCAGCAGTGGAACAGCCCGGAAATCACAGCGGCGATTGAGAAATCCAAGGAATGGTGGGATAAGGATTACTTCGCTGGGGACGATTACATCAATCTGAACTACAGTGAATCATTACAGCTCCTGGCGGATGAGAAGTCTCCGTTTTTTATCGGTCCATCCATTGCGTACCAGTGGGCGGCCTCCTTCTTTACAGGGGATATGGCGGAGAACCTGGGCTTTATACCATTTCCTGCAACTGAAACAGTTCCGGATAAGACATATACAATCGGAACCTCCTGTACGTTGTCAATTAATGCCAATACCAGCCAGGAGCGCAAGGACGAGGCGGCAAAGGTCATTGATATGATGCTTCAGCCGGAGTTTATGCAGGAGATAACAGCTGTCTGGCCCGGTTATTGGGGAACGCCGTTAAAGGATCTTTCCGTCCTTGATACAACGGACATGGGCTACCTGTCAAAATCGTTTGTTGACATGATCCGCGACGTGTCGGAGGCAGTTAACAATGGTAATTTCGGATACTATGACAACGTGTTTTTCCCTGCGGCCACGCAGCAGGATATGGTCAATATCGAAGATGTATGGTATGACACGATTTCCGTATCTGACTATCTGGATAAAGTAGATAAGGATTTTAAAGAGGAATTTGATAAGGGACTTGTACCGCCCATACCAGCTCCGGCCATGAATTGA